The following proteins are encoded in a genomic region of Lytechinus variegatus isolate NC3 chromosome 7, Lvar_3.0, whole genome shotgun sequence:
- the LOC121419192 gene encoding zinc finger C2HC domain-containing protein 1C-like, protein MKGQVIGMASSGSAVRYPGFPDSMRRTAPAGHSRIPVSQTQRPDANRHVSAPQRSRLLAMQDAYQKKLLKEKEEKMLAIYNKQQDQALQKVTRHGSKAGTDEGQGIVRDFFRERKQMEQSKHSAEIMSRDMHFQKKLQERKNTSGLSNTYDASNIQNRQAKKISDLQEQKLYEERKQQEMLNYKRQQQQNQMQQQQKPAKGMVRSNPLAPIKHDSVKMKVNGPPSPSYEVYETSGNLAYDEDDHPMKPLSKPQKVSHRSKQRIDYEHSSPNNMNSTHYSPPQPAKHLNRKKVAPPISKEKAPMRAKKDKKSDFQKWQEEQDLQRQERLKKYEDTHSQPNNDFTVDYDRELKDEMESAKNRRKKEYDDMMAKERELEAMIAKHKHDLARMSMDDDSDDEMDSFPAQKSRQPVKKQTKSQSKATSHYEDEESFTYRNDGDDYESRAGEFKSRQKQVSKPKPKRKAPPRDPDPEPSPPPPAPVSHDTSLYDQAIDDGGEVMDLNLVDCPVCGRKFAADRLSKHKSVCKNASKKKRKVFDTTQHRTQGTELAQYVRKGQHLKNDPPVKPSNWRRKHEDFVRSIRDARETQAYVAKGGKLSDLPPPPPSENPDYKQCPYCARKFNQTAAERHIPHCKNAKSRPKPPPRKK, encoded by the exons ATGAAAGGACAAGTTATAGGTATGGCCAGTTCTGGATCAGCTGTCAGGTATCCAGGATTTCCAGACAGCATGCGTAGGACAGCTCCTGCCGGTCATTCCCGCATACCAGTGTCGCAGACTCAAAGACCTGATGCCAACCGTCATGTGAGTGCTCCACAGCGTTCAAGGCTCCTTGCCATGCAGGATGCCTACCAGAAGAAGCTactgaaagaaaaggaagaaaaaatgttGGCCATTTACAACAAGCAGCAAGATCAGGCTCTTCAGAAAGTTACCCGCCATGGAAGTAAAGCTGGTACAGATGAAGGGCAAGGTATTGTAAGAGATTTCTTTAGGGAACGGAAGCAAATGGAACAATCAAAACATTCAGCTGAAATCATGTCAAGAGATATGCATTTCCAAAAGAAACTCCAAGAGAGAAAGAATACAAGTGGTCTCTCAAATACTTATGATGCAAGCAATATTCAAAACagacaagcaaagaaaatttCTGATCTTCAGGAGCAAAAACTGTATGAAGAGAGGAAACAGCAAGAAATGCTAAATTATAAGAGACAGCAGCAACAGAATCAGATGCAACAGCAACAAAAACCTGCCAAAGGTATGGTGAGATCCAATCCTCTTGCTCCCATCAAACATGATTCTGTAAAGATGAAAGTGAATGGCCCTCCATCACCCAGCTATGAAGTCTATGAAACATCTGGTAATCTTGCatatgatgaagatgatcatCCAATGAAACCACTATCAAAACCTCAGAAGGTTTCACATCGTTCCAAGCAAAGAATTGATTATGAACATTCTTCACCAAACAATATGAACTCTACACATTATTCTCCACCTCAGCCAGCTAAACATTTGAATCGCAAGAAGGTAGCCCCTCCTATCTCAAAGGAGAAAGCTCCAATGAGAGCAAAGAAAGACAAGAAAAGTGATTTTCAGAAGTGGCAAGAAGAACAAGACTTACAGAGGCAGGAACGTTTGAAGAAATATGAGGATACACACTCTCAACCAAATAATGACTTTACTGTTGACTATGACAGGGAGTTAAAAGATGAGATGGAGTCTGCCAAGAACAGAAGAAAGAAGGAATATGATGATATGATGGCAAAAGAGCGTGAACTAGAAGCCATGATTGCCAAACATAAACATGATCTTGCCAGAATGTCAAtggatgatgacagtgatgatgaaaTGGACTCCTTTCCAGCCCAAAAGAGCAGGCAACCTGtgaaaaagcaaacaaaatccCAGAGTAAAGCCACTTCCCATTATGAGGATGAAGAATCATTTACTTAtcgtaatgatggtgatgactaTGAGAGCAGAGCAGGTGAATTTAAATCTAGACAGAAACAGGTATCCAAACCAAAACCAAAGCGCAAAGCACCGCCAAGGGACCCAGACCCTGAACCATCCCCTCCACCACCTGCTCCTGTGTCACATGATACCAGTCTATATGACCAAGCTATTGATGATGGAGGAGAAGTTATGGATTTGAATCTAGTTGATTGTCCAGTATGTGGGAGAAAGTTTGCAGCTGACAGACTGTCCAAGCATAAGTCTGTATGTAAGAATGCATccaagaagaaaaggaaggtaTTTGACACTACTCAACATAGGACTCAGGGGACAGAACTTGCTCAATATGTTAGGAAAGGTCAGCACCTGAAGAATGATCCTCCG GTAAAGCCATCAAATTGGAGACGTAAACATGAGGACTTTGTACGATCAATACGAGATGCTCGTGAGACACAGGCATACGTTGCTAAAGGGGGCAAGCTGTCTGATCTTCCTCCACCTCCCCCATCAGAAAACCCAGACTACAAACAATGCCCCTATTGTGCACGGAAGTTTAATCAAACTGCAGCTGAAAGGCATATTCCTCATTGCAAAAATGCCAAGAGTAGACCCAAGCCACCCCCTCGCAAGAAATGA